The Flavobacterium johnsoniae UW101 genomic interval AGACCTGCAATTCATAAAACAAACTTTTTACAGAGGCAAAAATGTGAGCGATATAAAAGGAAGCGGCATTGGACTTCCGTTGGCAAATGTCATTTTTAAACAAAATAATATTGAGTTTACGATTGCTTCCAAAAAAGATGCTGGAACTACTGTAACGCTGGTTTTTCCTAAACTCTAATCGTTTTCTAATCTAACTCTTACTGGTTTCTAACAGACATCAAATTACGGTTTAATACGCGGCAGATAGCTTTGCACTTCATTAAATCTACTTAATTTGAAACGTTTATTTATAACTCTGTTTTTAATTGTATCACTCAAAAGTATGGCCCAGATTACAGCCATTACAGATACAATTGTTCTTTCGCGAAATCAGGCCGAGGCTTTGTTTCTGGATAAGAATATTTCTCTTATTTCTGAAAAACTAAATATCGACATTGCCGATGCACAAGTCATTCAGGCAAAATTATGGCCGAATCCAACTTTAACCGTCGGCGAAATCAACCTTTGGAGTAATGCTACCGCACAACAACTGCCTCCGTTATGGGGAAATTACGGAAAAACACAGCAAGTCAATGCAGAACTGGAGCAGCTGATTCAGACAGCGGGAAAACGCAAAAAACTGATTGCGATGGAAAAAGTAAATGCAGAGATCGCTAAAGAATATTTCAAGACTTTTTTACGCAGTTTAAAAATCGAATTTAGAGACAACCTTACTGATCTGCAATACAATCAGGCGCAGGAAGCGGTTTACCAAAAACAGCTTTCTTCGATGCAGACTTTACTAAAAGCTTACGCAAATCAGGTAAAACAGGGAAATATCGGCAAAGGCGAATATGTTCGTTTAAAAGCTTCTGAATTACAGTATTTAAAAGAAATCAACGATCTGCAAAAGGAAAATAATGCATTGCAGAAAGAACTCAAAGTTTTAATGAATCTTCCTGCGGCAAGTTTTATCAAACTGACTGACGAAGGTTTTGTTCCGGTTAATAAAAATATCGAAGGTATCAATCTGGCAAACCTGATGGAATCAGCAATTGAAAATCGTCCTGATATGAAAGTCCTGAAACTCGGAAACGAATACAACGACAACAAATACAAATACGAAAGAGCCATGCGCACACCAGATGTAACGCTGGGCATTAGTTACGACCGCGGAGCAAGTTTAATGAACGATTTCGTGGGTGTTGGTTTCTCCCTTGACCTTCCGTTTTTTAATCGAAATCAGGGAAATGTAAAAGCTGCTAAAATTGCGATCAATCAAGGTAAACTTCTTACTGAAGAAAAAACATTAAGCGTACAATCTGAGGTATTACAGGCTTATCAGGATTTTATCACCACCAAAAAATTATACGAAAGCGCCGATGCCAGTTTTGAAGGCGACCTTGATAAACTTTTGGAAAGCTATCGTAAAAACTTCCTGCAGAGAAATACCAGCATGCTCGAATATCTGGATTTTGTAGATGCGTATTTAGACAACAAATCGATATTGCTCAATTCGAAAAAAGACCTGAATAAAAATTTCGAAGAACTGCGCTATATCACGGGGCAGGAAATCAATTAAAACATCAATTTCTCAAAACAAAAAGATAATGAAGAAACTTATAATCCCAATACTTGGGTTAATGCTCGTTTACGGATGCGGCAAGAAAGAAGAAGTAAAAAAAGCTCAGGATGAAAAATTCTGCATCGATAAAGATTTAAAAGAAAAAATTACAATAGAACCTGTACAGAAACGTGCCGTGAGCGAATCTATTAACCTTACCGGAAATATTACTTACAACGGCGATCACGTGGTTCAGTTTAACAGCCTTGTTGAAGGAATTATTACCAAAACTACATTTTCACTAGGCGATTATGTAAAAAAAGGACAAGTTCTGGCAGAGATAAAAAGTACAGAACTAAACAGCATGCAGTCTGAAAGTAAATCATTGCAGTCGCAGATAACGGTAGCACAGCGCAATTTACAAGCCACAAAATCAATGTTTGAAGACGGAATTTCTTCTCAAAAAGACTTATTGCAGGCACAAAGCGAACTGGATGTTTTAAAATCTTCTTTAGAAAACGTAAGAGCCAATCTGGCAATGTTCAGCGCAAGCAGTGAAAGAGCTGTTTTTCAGATCAAAGCGCCGACTGAAGGTTTTATTGTAGATAAAAATATCAGCCCGGGAATGCAGATTACAAACGAAAGCGATCCATTGTTCACCATTTCTGATTTAAAAGAAATCTGGGTTTTGGTAAATGTTTATACCAGTAATCTTAAAAACATCAGCGAAAACATGCAGGTCGATGTAACGACACCTGCTTATCCTGGAGAAATTTTTAAAGGAAAAATCAATATGATGTCTAAAGTTTTTGATGCCGATGAACACGTTTTAAAAGCACGAATTGTAATGGACAACCGAAACATGAAATTAAAACCGGGAATGACAGCCGATATTACAATCGATAAAAGCAAAGGCGGTGAAGAACTGGCAGCTATTCCTGCAAAAGCAGCTATTTTCGACAACAACCGCGATTATATTTTAATCTACAAAAACGATTGCACAATCGAAACCAGAGAAATAAACCCCGTTTTAAAAAACAACAGCTGGCTTTATTTTGATAAAGGTGTAAATGAAGGCGAAAAGGTAATTACCAAAAACCAGCTCCTGATTTACGAAAGATTAAAAAACTAAGCATCCTTAAAAACGGATAAACACAATACAAGACATGAAAAAATTTGTACAAGGTCTGGTTGCTTTTTCCTTGAAAAACTCGCTTATTATATTCTTTTTTACAGCCATTTTACTGGCTGCAGGAATTGTGAGTTACATTCATACGCCAATAGAAGCATTTCCCGATGTAACCAATACAAGGGCCAGAATTATTACACAGTGGCCTGGACGAAGTGCCGAAGAAGTCGAAAAATTCATCACGCTTCCGATATCCAAACAAATGAATACCATTCCAAAAAAGGCAGAAGTACGTTCTATTTCCCTTTTTGGATTATCAGTAGTAACCGTTTTATTTGATGACGGAGTTGAGGATTTCTACGCACAGCAATATGCTTCAAACCGTCTTAACGGACTGGATCTTCCAGAAGGTGCCGATGTTGAGATCGATCCGCCGTCTGGAGCAACGGGAGAAATCTTTAGATACGTTATAAAAAGTGATCTTCCTATCAAAGAAATCAAAGCCATTCAGGATTGGGTTATCGAGCGCGAATTGGTTTCTGTACCCGGAGTTGCCGATGTGGTGAGTTTTGGTGGAGAAGAAAAAATGTTCGAAATCAAAATCAACCCAACTGAGCTTGAAAATTACAATTTATCGGCATTAGATGTTTATGAAGCTGTTTCAAAAAGTAATATCAATGTGGGCGGAGACGTCATTAAAAGAGGCGATCAGGCTTATGTGGTGCGAGGTGTCGGCTTAATTAATAAAGTCGAAGATATTGGCAATATATTAATTGAAACCAAAGGCGGAGCGCCAGTTTTAGTAAAACACGTAGCCGAAGTTTCAATTTCGGCAAAACCAAGATTAGGACAAGTAGGTCTTGACGGAAACGATGATGTTGTAGAAGGAATTGTTGTGATGCTTCGCGGAGAAAATCCGGGAGAAGTTATTGGCAGATTGAAAGAACGTTTAAACGAATTGAATGAAAGGGTTCTTCCTGATAATGTTAAAATCGTGCCGTTTATCGACCGTACCGAATTGGTCAATACAACCGTAAAAACGGTAACCAAAAACTTAATCGAAGGGGTTTTACTTGTTTCATTGATTGTGTTTGTTTTCCTTTACAATTGGCGTACCTCGTTGATTGTAGCGACTGTAATTCCGCTTTCGTTTTTGTTTGCAATTGTAATGTTGCGGATTCAGGGACTTCCTGCGAACTTGATTTCTATGGGAGCGCTCGATTTCGGTTTACTGCTCGAAGGAACATTGGTTATTGTAGAAAATGTGTTCGTTTCTTTAGAAAAGAAAGCTCATAAAGTGGGAATGGAACGCTTTAACAATATGAGCAAAATGGGATTA includes:
- a CDS encoding TolC family protein, producing MAQITAITDTIVLSRNQAEALFLDKNISLISEKLNIDIADAQVIQAKLWPNPTLTVGEINLWSNATAQQLPPLWGNYGKTQQVNAELEQLIQTAGKRKKLIAMEKVNAEIAKEYFKTFLRSLKIEFRDNLTDLQYNQAQEAVYQKQLSSMQTLLKAYANQVKQGNIGKGEYVRLKASELQYLKEINDLQKENNALQKELKVLMNLPAASFIKLTDEGFVPVNKNIEGINLANLMESAIENRPDMKVLKLGNEYNDNKYKYERAMRTPDVTLGISYDRGASLMNDFVGVGFSLDLPFFNRNQGNVKAAKIAINQGKLLTEEKTLSVQSEVLQAYQDFITTKKLYESADASFEGDLDKLLESYRKNFLQRNTSMLEYLDFVDAYLDNKSILLNSKKDLNKNFEELRYITGQEIN
- a CDS encoding efflux RND transporter periplasmic adaptor subunit, which gives rise to MKKLIIPILGLMLVYGCGKKEEVKKAQDEKFCIDKDLKEKITIEPVQKRAVSESINLTGNITYNGDHVVQFNSLVEGIITKTTFSLGDYVKKGQVLAEIKSTELNSMQSESKSLQSQITVAQRNLQATKSMFEDGISSQKDLLQAQSELDVLKSSLENVRANLAMFSASSERAVFQIKAPTEGFIVDKNISPGMQITNESDPLFTISDLKEIWVLVNVYTSNLKNISENMQVDVTTPAYPGEIFKGKINMMSKVFDADEHVLKARIVMDNRNMKLKPGMTADITIDKSKGGEELAAIPAKAAIFDNNRDYILIYKNDCTIETREINPVLKNNSWLYFDKGVNEGEKVITKNQLLIYERLKN